The sequence GAGCATGAGCCCACGCCAACTCATCCACTTCTTCAACCTCCGCTGCGCCCCCGACGCTCAGTGGGAGATCCGCGACCTTGCTTGGTCAATGTACGCCGCAGTCCGACTTGCATCACCCCAAGTCTTTGGCCCACTGCCCGCTGCGGATGAGAGCGATTACATCAAGAAACGAGTTGCGCTTGTTGACGACCTCGTTCGGAAGGGAGAAGATGGATTCTCGAGAACTCCGCCTGGAGAGCTGTTCCAACTCGAGCTTCAGCCTGTTCTGGAGCTGGTCCATCCAGTCGAAACATTTGTCAGGCGATATTAGAACATCGCTCGTGATCTAGCGTAACGCTGGGCTTTTTGGGCCAACATGTTTGGCCCAAATCTTCTTCTCGCTTACCAAGAATCTTCCTCCGAAAGTCAAGAATATGCTCGCAAGGTTGGACCATAGATAGGGGATTCCGAGGGCAGTTGTAAGACCGAAGAGTAGGGGAATTCTGACGATCAGATCAGAAGACGAAACCGCGTTGAAGAGCAGCGCTTTCCGGACGAAACCCCCGGCGGTCTCTCTCGATCTAAACACGAGAAAGTTGTTTAGGACAAAGTTGACGAGAACTGCTGCTTGGCTACTGAGGACAGCACCGATTAGATAGTAAAGCCCAAAAAACCCGGTTAAGACAAGGAGAACATACTGGTTTAGGAATATTCCTAATCCGCCTACGAATCCGAACTTGAGCAGTATCCAGGCTATCGAGCCCCCTGTCTTCGGCAGCTTTGGAGTAGGAGGGGGGTACATCCCGAACCCGGAGGAAAAACGTGGATCTCTGATCGCCGATGCGTAGAGAGACCCCTGGTAGTACTGCCGCCTGGCTAGTACCTCGTTGAGGGGGTTGATCGGATGGACGATCTCTGAACTCAAACGCTATCGGTCAGTTCTAGCTAGACGCATCCCGCGTGATATAACCGATACTCTCTCAATCGATCATGATGAGCAGAATCAGGTGGATCTCGAAATATCCATTCCGAAATATTGCTCGGATAAAACTTGACGGGTAGACTAAAGATCAGGCGATTATGTCATCATCGGGATGACAGGAAGCTGTTGTCCCGGCTCAACAAGCTGTTCAAAATCTCGTCTCGCCTTCTCCATCTTTGGATAGATGACCTCGCGGAATCCTGTTACAGCGAACTCGTTTGGTCTGTAGGGGTCGTTGATCACCCTCAACGCTCTGAGAGCCAGTTCATAGTTTGAAGGTGCAGTCTTCAGATAGAACCCTATGACGTCGTCTTTGTACCACTCGCGGAACGCGCGTTCTTTCTTGTGCCATCCCCAACTGTCAAGGATGGTCCTAGTCCATTTCATGTGCTTGAAGATCTTCATCAGCCAGTTGTGGGCCAGCCATTGCGGTAGGTCGAATCGGACCTGTTTGCCGAAGACCTCGAATTCGGGTCTGTTGATGTGTTCGTAGGTTATCTTGTCACCATTCTCGTCATCAATATTGTATCGTACCTTGTCCCGGTCGAGCTTCTCAGTGTCGGTTAGCAGGTGTGGAGTGTATATCTCGTCCTTGATCGCCATAACCTTGTGCAAGTCCAGCATAACCGTCCTCGTTGCCGCGTAGCCCTTGTCCTCCCTATCGTTCCTGAACACCTCTAGAACCTTGTCCACGTACTTCTCGGCGTAAGGAAGGTCTCCCCACATTATGAGGTCATATATCCTCCTAGCGATCGCTCTGTTAGCATCTTCGTCCAGCCTCATCGTACCAACCGTGCTCATTACTAGCCGTCGGTATTCGTCTGCGATCTTCTTTCCACGCCAGAACATCCAGTAGGAATGGGAGAGCTGCTTGGCTTTCATATCAAGAATGGACTGGTAGCTTTCCTTTGCCCCGAATAATGTGAGGATCCTCTCATCAGCCACGATATTCTTGAACTCGAGAAGCTGCGGTTCTACCACCATCTTCCGGCCCAAGCGAAAGGCCTCCATGTTCCTCGCTCTCTGGCTGGCCGGGACGGTTTCCATTATGGCGTCAACAATGTTCTGTTCGCTAACGGGTATCAGGCCTTTCTGAAAGGCCGCGCCGAGAAGCATAATGTTGGTGAACAGCTTGCTTCCAAAGTATAGCTCGGAGATCTCGCTGATTCTTCCGCCGAAATACTCATCAGAATTCGTGTGTCTTCGAATATTCTCCTCCGCATCCGGAGGATAATTCATCATCCCCGCCAGCATCGGAATGGTCGGGACGACGGTGGTATTCACCACTGCCGTCGTGTGGACCTGGCTAGCGTATACCAGACTTCTCTCGGCTTCGAGCATGTCAACGCCCATCAAGAGGTCGGCTTTTCCGTTAGGGACGATTGTTGAGATCTTTGCTCTCCCATTAGAGTATAGAACGTGTGCCGAGACTGCTCCGTTTCTGATTGCGAGACCTTTCTTGTCGTTAAACCGGACGTGATATCCTTCCTTGGTTCCAGCCCGAGCTAGAACTGAGGACATTACTCCCACACCCATTCCACCAACCCCGCTGATGAAAATCTTCCAAGTATCGTTGAATCGATGGGAAGCAGGCGTCGGAATGTTGTCGAGCGGTATCTTCTTGACCCTCGATTTCGGCGGTTTGTTTCTTGTGACGATTACCTTCTCGAAGGATGGGCACGCCATGACCTTAGTGCAGTAAGTATCGGACACGCAAATCGACTGGTCAATGCCGATCTTCTCCCCATAATCAGTGTCGATAATTGTCAGTCCTGGGCAGCCTGTGTTTTTGGTGCACTCACGACAGTTCTCGCAGACTTCCTGGGAGATGTTGACGAATGTTTCTTTCTTGACGAACCCCTGTCTCTCGATGATCCTATTTCTCTCTGATCGTTTTCTCTTGTGAAAAGTAATGCCGCACTCCTTGTCGGCTATGATAACTTTGACACCTGGCTTTTCGAAAACCTTGTCCAGTTCTTTCATGTACTTCTCCCGGTTGGAGGGGGGCATCTTCTTCACGTAGATCTGCCCCTGCCCCATCGCGCGAACAATACTCTCAATGTCCTGAGGAGTGGTCTTGTCGCCCATCAGATTGTGTCCGGTCTCGGGAGTAGGCTGGTGGCCAGTCATTGCCGTGTTCTTGTTGTCGAGAATGAGATAGAGGATATCTTGTCCCTCCTTGATCGAGTTCGATATTGCGGTCATTCCTCTCCAGAAGAAAGTCGAATCTCCCATCAGCGCGTACTGTTTGTTCGTCACAAACGGGTCCATTCCGGCTCCGGCAGCACCGCCCAGCGACATCGCCGTCAGGTTGTGCATTTCACCGAAAGGTGGAAGGAACGACATTGAGTAGCAACCAATGTCGCCATGCGCGAAGATGTCTTTGTGCTCAGGTGTATCTCTTAGAGAATGAACCGCACTGAGAGTTTCCCTGTGGGGGCAACCAGCGCAAAATCCGGGGGATCGGGGTGGCACGAGAAGCCCGTATGCTTTGATTTCAGCGAGAAGATCAAGCTCGCTGTGAATTTTCTTCTGGTCAATCTTGACAGCAGGATCGCCAAGCTCCAAGAGCAAGTTTCCAATTTTCTCAATGAGGTTTGATGGCGTTAGCCCGCTCTCTTCCGGGAATCCATCGCCTTGAGGAAAGAACTTGCCCCAGACTTTTGGCATGCTAGAGAGCCTTCCCTCCTGCACCAAGTCATCCAAGATCGTTTTGACCTGGTTCTCTATTGCTGGACTCTTCTCTTCAACAACAATAATGTTCTCGACCTTCTTTGACAGCTCGCCAACGATCTCGGGCTCAAGAGGATAGGTAACCGCAGGTTTCAGAATCGGAAATTGCTCATCCAGTCCCAGCTCCCAGAGAGCTTGTTCCAAGTAACTGTAGGATATGCCCGCCGCGATGAATCCGATCCGGTGCTTCCGACCATCATCATAGAAAATCTTGTCCAACTTATGATCCCTAACGTACTCATGCACCTTCGGGAATCTATCTCTAACAATTTCCTTCTCCAAGTCCCAAGTGTTGGGGGGTATGCTAACTCTGCGTTTGATATCGACCTTTGAAATGTCGAGGGTAATCGGATTCTTGAACGTAATTTCCGAGGGCTGATTTTCTGAAAGAGTAACGCTGCCTCCGCCCTCAGCCAGATAAGTTGTAATAAGATAACCTACTACTAAGTTCGAATACTGGGAGAGTCTAAGTCCTTCTCCAATCCAGTCCTTGACCTCTTGCGGAGTGCTCGGCTCGATAATCGCCATCTTGAGATGCTCCATAAGCTGGCGACTATCACCGGCCACCTGAGTGCTAGAGGCATGCGGATCGTCACCACAGACAATGAGGGCCCCTCCTCTCTTTCCACTC is a genomic window of Candidatus Bathyarchaeia archaeon containing:
- a CDS encoding GtrA family protein, producing the protein MSSEIVHPINPLNEVLARRQYYQGSLYASAIRDPRFSSGFGMYPPPTPKLPKTGGSIAWILLKFGFVGGLGIFLNQYVLLVLTGFFGLYYLIGAVLSSQAAVLVNFVLNNFLVFRSRETAGGFVRKALLFNAVSSSDLIVRIPLLFGLTTALGIPYLWSNLASIFLTFGGRFLVSEKKIWAKHVGPKSPALR
- a CDS encoding 2-oxoacid:acceptor oxidoreductase family protein yields the protein MSDKRFVQGSGINAFNGNELIVKGALESKVGLMAGYPGSPVAEVFTILEENAEILRECGLWGEMSNDESQGAAALNGALDVGVNAVAVMKSVGLNVAADPINIINYADKLGLSGKRGGALIVCGDDPHASSTQVAGDSRQLMEHLKMAIIEPSTPQEVKDWIGEGLRLSQYSNLVVGYLITTYLAEGGGSVTLSENQPSEITFKNPITLDISKVDIKRRVSIPPNTWDLEKEIVRDRFPKVHEYVRDHKLDKIFYDDGRKHRIGFIAAGISYSYLEQALWELGLDEQFPILKPAVTYPLEPEIVGELSKKVENIIVVEEKSPAIENQVKTILDDLVQEGRLSSMPKVWGKFFPQGDGFPEESGLTPSNLIEKIGNLLLELGDPAVKIDQKKIHSELDLLAEIKAYGLLVPPRSPGFCAGCPHRETLSAVHSLRDTPEHKDIFAHGDIGCYSMSFLPPFGEMHNLTAMSLGGAAGAGMDPFVTNKQYALMGDSTFFWRGMTAISNSIKEGQDILYLILDNKNTAMTGHQPTPETGHNLMGDKTTPQDIESIVRAMGQGQIYVKKMPPSNREKYMKELDKVFEKPGVKVIIADKECGITFHKRKRSERNRIIERQGFVKKETFVNISQEVCENCRECTKNTGCPGLTIIDTDYGEKIGIDQSICVSDTYCTKVMACPSFEKVIVTRNKPPKSRVKKIPLDNIPTPASHRFNDTWKIFISGVGGMGVGVMSSVLARAGTKEGYHVRFNDKKGLAIRNGAVSAHVLYSNGRAKISTIVPNGKADLLMGVDMLEAERSLVYASQVHTTAVVNTTVVPTIPMLAGMMNYPPDAEENIRRHTNSDEYFGGRISEISELYFGSKLFTNIMLLGAAFQKGLIPVSEQNIVDAIMETVPASQRARNMEAFRLGRKMVVEPQLLEFKNIVADERILTLFGAKESYQSILDMKAKQLSHSYWMFWRGKKIADEYRRLVMSTVGTMRLDEDANRAIARRIYDLIMWGDLPYAEKYVDKVLEVFRNDREDKGYAATRTVMLDLHKVMAIKDEIYTPHLLTDTEKLDRDKVRYNIDDENGDKITYEHINRPEFEVFGKQVRFDLPQWLAHNWLMKIFKHMKWTRTILDSWGWHKKERAFREWYKDDVIGFYLKTAPSNYELALRALRVINDPYRPNEFAVTGFREVIYPKMEKARRDFEQLVEPGQQLPVIPMMT